From Hypanus sabinus isolate sHypSab1 chromosome 26, sHypSab1.hap1, whole genome shotgun sequence:
CAAGACCATGGTACTTGACCCACAGGCTTACTATACACAAAACAGTACGACACCTAGAATTATCAGCCAGTTGCTACCCCGCCTACTACGGTAAGCCCCCAACCTCCCAATGCTCCAGAAGGCCAACAGCTTCCCCAGGGTAGAGCACATGTGGAGTTGGACACACACTTACCTGATTTTATTTCCTGCCTGCCGGATATGATCAGAGCAGCGGCACAAACAGAACCCTTTCTTCCGgcaacccccccacacacacacagaccgtgCTCCAACTTCGGCCACCAGGATTTGTCCATTGTGCTTCCATTTCCAACTGAACTTCGGCATCAACCCCCCGGAGTAGCTAACGACGGGACTCCGTGCTCCAGACTTCCGACTTCCCAGCTCGCCGACTGACCGGCCCTCGTGCCTCACGCCGGCACAGGTATCCATCCCTGGGACCCACCCACCCATGTCCACCCACCCATGTCCACCCACGTCGGCCTCATCACCGGATTTGGAGCGCGGATGCAGAGGGAAGGCCTAAACTCGAGCCAGACCCCTAACTCCCCATATCCTGGACCCCCAGTGAatcgtgctgtaatgttccacgTTCTGAAACCACAGCCCTTCACCGTTGTCGTGCTGTGGTAAATATTAGAAATACAGTGCAGAGCAGGCCCTTCCGCTCACCCAGCCTTTTTCCAGCTcacttacagtgaccaattaacctacctccCTGAGGGAGGAAACAcccggggagaacgtacaaacagcGTACGGCGCCCGGATCTGTAATAGCGtggcactaaccactacgctacctttAAGCTGGTAAGTGGGCagaaaatatttacaaggatgttgcccagacTAGCGGGCCCGAGTTGGAGGGGCAGCTTAGCCACGATACACCTACATTCCTTATCATAATGAGCGATgacagacttttccccagggcaggggAGTCCAAACCTAGCGGGAATGTATTTAGGGTGAGGGAAAGTGCTTTGAAATGACCTGAAGGGCGACGTTTTCGTTCAGGTGGTGGTGAAtgattggaatgagctgccagaggaaatggctgaggcaggtaAAATAGTGTCACTTCAGAAGAACTTGGGATATTTGACCTTTTTATATTCTGTAGACCCCCTACCATTAATTCAGGGGTTCACAGACCCCAGGTTCGGAGCCTCTGgcttagagggatctgggaaaaaTTAGGAAATTGGGATTACCTGGGTGGGCACCGTGACTGGCATGGTTttgttgggccgaagggcttgtatcaGTGTGACCACACACATTTTCTAAAGGAGAAGGTTAACACTACTTATCGGTAGTGATATCGACTTGTCCTGGGACATCCAGGGATTTGTGGACATTCTCCTCCAGATCTCTCTAGTCCAGAACCCTGTTAAAAtatcttccctccctccccccccctcccaactTGTTCCAAGTGCCTTACTGGCTGTGAATCACAGTGGGATGTTCTGAATGAAGCCACCCTGCTGAATGAGTTCGACAGCTTTCTCTCTCTGTGATCATTCCATGTTGCAGGGACAGTAAAATGTAACAGGGGATTGTTCACGGTTTGTAACACacagtaaatgctggaggaactctgcaagtcaggcagcatctgtggaggagaataaaaGTTCAATTCGTCAAGACTGGCAGAGAacagggcagaagccagaataaggtggtgggtgggtgggggaggggggggaaagagttcaagctggcaggtgataggtgaggcccgtgcaaggtgggtgtgtagggttggggggggggggtacgaaGCTGGAAAACGAACAGGGCTGACGAGTACACCATTAAGAAGGTTTGGGGGAGGGAGCTGGTGAAGGGTGTTCTGTCGTCATCTATCCTACCCTGCGTTTTGcagtggatggagcaaaggttcTCGACAATATCaaggtttaaagtacatttattatcaaagtttacattatacaaccttgacatttgtctccttacaggcagccacaaagcaaagagaccccaaagaacccattaaaacaaagactgtcaaacacccaatgtgcaaagagagaaaaagcaaatcatgcaaacaataaccgCAAGCAAACAGCGTTTTGAACTGAAGCCCAGAGGAGCCTGCACTGAGTCTCACCGACGCAGAGGCTGCTACACCGTGTCCAATCGATGGCCCTGACAGATTTGCAGCTGAAGTGCATCCTCATCTAGAAAGACCACTTGtgactctgaatggtggtgagggagaaggtaaacAGGCAGGGGCAGCACTCGATTCTCTTGAAGGGCAAGAGATcggtcggggagggaggggagttgacaaGGGAGTGAAGTAGAGCACGATTCCTGCAGAACATGGAAAAGAGCGTGGAAGGAAAGATGTAGCAGGATCTCATTGGAGGTGGCATAAGTTGAGGAGaacgtgctggatgcagaggcacaTGGGATGGTAGGACAGGACAAGGGATCCACTAAATCTGCTatggtgatgggaagatggggtgagggccaatgtgcaggaaatgaaggagatgctgGTGAGGACAACCCAATTGTGGTGGAggagaaaccctgttctttgaaaaaaaaacatgtaagATTTTCCAAAATGGAAATTCTTATCCTGAGAACAGGTAAGACAAAGACTGGGGGACTGAGAGAAGAGAATTACATTTACAAGTGACAGTCAGTTTGTAGgacagtgaagagtctgtcttcAGAGATCACCTGCCTGCTtgaactccttcccctccaccttatTCAGACTTctgttcccttcctttccagtaccgaTGCAGAGTCTCTGtccaaaacatcgattgtttcCCCCCTCCACAGATGAGATAAAAGATCAGATAAAACACTTGAACATCAAAATGTACAATAAAAAGCATTATtggtgtcaacaaccaacacaggctGAGGATGTGCTCAGGGAAGAGTCACCTTGTTTCTGGTACTaccagagcatgcccacaacttaccaatcccAGCCcacatgcctttggaatgtgggaggaaaccacagcaaaCCCACATAGTTATGGGGAGGAACAACAgtcaatggcaggaattgaatcccaatctaaaggtcactggtgctgtaagggGTCATGCTGACGGCTATGCTAATATACTGGCCACTGCCCGAGTTGCTGAGACCCTCTAGTAttctgtgtgttgttcagattcccatcctctgcagaatctctcccaTTATCGTTCCTATTGCAAAGACAGTGAAACTTACCTTGGGATGGTACGTGTTTCACCATTTTATTTCAGGTACAGTTACAAAGGGGTGTCAGTGAGCCAAGGGAGAAGATCACCAGGTGAGGTCCCTCCAGAAACAGTTCGACCAGCTCCAGTCCCATCACaggagaccccagtctccccacaaacTCCATCCGCAGGGACCTGGGACCAACATTTCAACAACTGCAACACCGGCAGCAAAACCTGAAGCTCTGACCAATCATCTCGATGCTATCTGTGGGATCTTTCTGTGTTGGTTCTGACTGATGCCACATCAACAGGAATTGTCTGATCATAATGGCAAACAGTGCATTTAAATGAAAAGCAATGAGATGTCCAGTTATTAGTGATGCTGTGGGAATGCAGGGCATAAGCAGAGGCTGGATAGCCTGTGGTTCCTGGGATATCAGCTGAGGGGCGACCATACAGAGGTGCATTAGTTTGTGATAGGAGTAGGATCAGTCCGTTCCCTAGTGTCGGGGAGGCTACAGCTGGACAGAATAAACTCAGGGACAAGAGGGGAGAGTTTTAAAAGGACTTGAGCAACATTCTGTAACCAGAGGGTGGGACCGATGTGGCAGAAGCTGTCAGATGAAacggtagaggtgggtacaattccAGTGGTTGAACAGGTACAGGGATTTGGGCCAAATGAGACTGTGGAAGGGAGGTAACGTGGATGAGTTGAGTTGAATGCCCAATTCTGTCTTACATAATGTATCTCCAGGGGAGGTGTTCAATGTTCAGGTTAAAGAACCAAAGGTGCTGAGAGTGTTGTTTGCTTTGAGTTTCCTTTCATTGCTGAAGCACTGCAAAATTAATTGTGAAGAAGAGATGTAAAGCAAAAGAGAAAGGCAGGCAGGTTGTGAAATTTGGAAAATTCAGCATTTGAGAATAGGATAAAACCCAACTGGTTCACTTTCAGGGACGATGGCCTCGCACTGTACAAGAGAGCCAAGTATAATCTGTGCAAAGTTACCAGGGATGCTGAGTGAGAATACCAGAGCAAACTACAGAGTCAATTCCATCAGTAGATGCCAGATGACTGTGGCAGTGTCTGAATAATATAGCGAGTAATAACCGAAATCAGGGTCAACGATGCACTCTACTGGATGTTTCAAGTTTTTCAAATGTTGCTACTGTGCTGAGATTGTCTCTACCAGGCAGAACTCAGTCAATCCCTCTCCACACAGATCGGACAAATAgcctctccccagagtgaactcagctgtgCTTCCTCAAGGTGGGTGAATGGGAGAATCCTTTCCTGCACGTTGGGCAGGTGAACTGCCTCCCCCAGTGTGCACACGCATGTGATCCTTCAGGCTCGACGATtcactgaatcccttcccgcacacAGAGCAGAAAAACGGCCTCTCCCTGGTATGGACTCGCTTGTGAATCTTCAGGgttgatgactgactgaatcccttcccgcacacAGAGCAGacaaacggcttctccccagtgtggactcgcttGTGAATCTTCAGGCTCGAGGACTGgctgaatcccttcccgcacacAGAGCAGaaaaatggcctctccccggtgtggacTCGCTTGTGGTTCCGCAGGCTGGTTGACTGAGAGAATCCTTTTCCACACGCTGGGCAGAtgtacggcctctccccggtgtgaacacgctggtgGTTCCTTAAATTGGAGGAATCAtggaatcctttcccacacacgAGGCAGATGAACGGCCTGTCCCCAGTGTGACTGCGGTGATGAATTTCCAGCAGGGACGGGTAAacgaatcccttcccgcagtccccACATATCCACCGTTTCTCTGTGGTGTGTCTGCTTCGCCGTCTCAACTGTCCAGACGCTTGGCTGAAGACTCGTCCACACAAACAATCTTGACATATTGTTTGGTTTGAAATTCCATTCAATGCTGAGACCCTGTGAAATTTAGAACAggaagaggcagagagagagaaagacaaggAAAAAAAGCAGGTTATGAAATCTGGAAAATTGATTACAAGTCGATCATAATAAAGCCCAGCTGGTTCACTTTCCCTAGGTAAATTAAGTGACCAGTCTCAATGATTACTGACCAGTGATTCTAACTTTGACTataatgaagagctttgagaggttagtgacAGCCCACATTGCCTCTCAATCTATACCACAtgcagtttctatacaggaaaataaTATGTCTATAGAGGACATCATCTATTACTGTGGAGGCCGAGTGGAGACCCAACGGATCTTCAAAAGATTACGTGTTACCTGGATAAACTAGACAGCTATTAACTCTGACCCAAGCTCAAAATGTCTGATAGTAGAGGACATATATTTAAGGGGGGTAAGTTCATAGCAGAGATGAGGGGTATGTTATTTACTGAGTGGTGGGCACCTGGAATTCATCGCCTGGTGGAGACTGAGCTGATAAAGTTGGGGATTTCATCCTTGGTGACCTCAGCCTGTAACACAGCTGTTATTTCTCTTTGTCTGCCTCTGTCCCTCTCCACATACAAACTCCCAGCGCATAGTCACGGCCACCCACCCCTTGGTCATTTCCTTGTTTCACTCTCTGCCCCCCTCCCCAGCAGAGATTAGATCTCTCCCAGTGCAGCCCCTGAAAAACTCTCTAAAACTGTTCATCACCGCCCTTTCAAATCACCATTGGGCTGGCTTACTCCCTTACACCTCAAGTTGCTATTTCAGTAccagagagaaagaggggagatcaTCGgtataggcagaggggatggggtgcaTCTTCCGGTAAAACATGCAATCATACTCTGAGAAAGAGttgacacaggatcagaagatgtcgaattcttgtgggtagagttaagcaACTGTATTGGTAAAAGGGAGTTaaatacaggcccccaaacactagtcaggctgcggGAAATAGGGAAAATTGGTCCATGGACACCAGCTCTCAAGGTGGAGTCTGAAGGGAGCCCTGATAGAGCTTTACAAGATTATGGGGACAGAGATAGAGGTGACAATtggtggaaatgtctaatactgcAGGTCATATGTTTAAAGTGTGAGGGGATAAGTCTGAAGTAGAGGTGTAGGGCACATTATAACACAGAGATAAATACCGGGAATTCACTGCCGGGGTGATGGTGGGAACAAATATTACAGAGGCTGTTATAAAGCCTCATGAATAtgctgagaatggagggatatggacaatttgTGGGCAGACgggttaggcatttaattactccAACACAACATTGTACACCaacgggcctgttcctgtaccgtCAAGGATGCCTGTCACTCTGGCCATTCCCACTCTGCTAGCTCCCTGGACAAGTTACAGGAATTTGAAATctgggaccaccagactcaagaacagcttcttccccaccgctATCAGTCAGCTCTCTCACGTCCCCTTCCCGGAGGGGGGGGTGACACGTTCTCCGTTGTTCTGTTATTGTCACTGGATCATTTCTGTTTGCACCTGGACATGTGGCATTGCTGTACTTCCCACCAACCCGTCCGCTCCTCACTGTGTTTATTATAAACATGGACACCGTTCACTCTGTCACCTACatgcaaggaatttcattgcaccctggtgtatatGGCAGCAAACTCATCGGGGAAGGGAGCTTGTCTCCTGGACAGGCCCCCATGTGTGGATGGGGACAGAGCTGCTAAGGGTTTCACCCTTGGTGATTTCAGCCCATATCATAGCTATTACCTCTCTCCATCCCCTGCTTCCCCCTCCACATACAAACACCCCAGCCCATATCCACTGCCACACCCTCCTTAATCACTtccttgttccactctctgccgTATTACCCCCATCCTCCATCCTGCCCTGGGACCTCTCTCTCTGAAACCCACTGTAACTGCCCTTTCTAATCTCCATCATTCCCTACTCCATAGCATTCTGCCGGAGGGACGATGGGCAGCAGCAAGTTTTGGTACGTACTGGACAAATGACAGAGGTAGGAAAGGAGGGCCTGAGGAGAGAGTTCAGGGAtcgaggtagaaagctgaaaaacaggacctccagggtagcaatccccgcaccagtgagggtaagaatagtaCAACTtagcagatgaatatgtggctgaggaaatggtgaagggacagggcttcagatttctggatcactgggctcCCTTTTAGagaaggtacaacctgtacaaaggGGATGGGTTATGGTTAAAtgtccttgcgggcaggtttgctaatGTTATTCCAGAGGGGGTAAAACTAATTTAGTGGGGGTTGGGAACAGGAGTGATGGTGCTGAGGATGTGGTAGCTGGTTCACAAACAGAGGCAGAGGTAGTGAGACTGCTACCAAGGACAGGATGACGTTAGCGCAAATTTTCAGTGAACAGGATGAGGGGagaaaaattgaaaagggtgatgaatacaggactgaagatgttatgtTTCAGTGCATGCagtgtacagaataaggtagatgaatgtGTACCAGTGTTAGAGATTGGAATGTCTGAACTGGCCATCACTGAAAGATTAtatttgggagcttaatgtccaaggatacacattgtatcgaaaggacaagcccgtaggcagagggggtacggtggctctgttggtttaaaaaaaattacatcaaatccttagaaattgGTGACATATGATCAGCAGATGTAAAAATGTTGTGGGTAGAACTAAAGAACTGCAAGATTAAAAAGACCCTGAGGAGAATTATATACAGACCTCAAAACAATAGCAAAAACTGTGGGCTACAAAtttcaatgggagatagaaaatgcattggGGCACTGTTACAAAAGGTacggaggatttcaatatgcaggtagattgggaaaatcaggttggtgctggatcccaagagggagaatttgtagaatgtctacaaagATGGCATTTTCAAGCAGCTCGGGGTTGggcccactgggggatcagctagtctggattgggtgttgtgcaatgaagtgCAATTAAATACAGAGCTTAAGGTACAGGACagatgatcataatatgacagaattcaccctgcaatttgagaagcagcagctaaagtcagatatgtcAATATTCAGTGGAGTATAGGAATTGCAGAGGAACATGAGAGGAGCTGGCCGAgattgattggaagggaatacCAACAGGTATGGTGGCAGAACGACAATAATTGGAATTTCTGGGAATAactcggaaggtgcaggatagatacatcccaaaaaagGAAGCGGTATTCTAAAAACAGGATgacaacaagggaagtcaaagacaagacAAAATCCAAGACAGgacataatagagcaaaacttaGTAGGAAGTTAGATGACTGGAAAGCCAACCactaaagtcataaagaaggaaaagatggaataggaAGATAAGctcgccaataatattaaagatacaAAAACTTTCTtcggatatataaagagtaaaagagagatgagagtagacattgtccaaagataaattggcgcctATTTTTCTGTgatatgatactaaggtaggaggtgttgtggataatgaggtgggttttcaaagcttgcagggagatttatgccggtgagaagaatgggctgaacgttggcagatggagtttaatgctgagaagtgcgaggttctacattttggcaggaataatccaaatagaacatacagagtaaatggtagggcattgaggaatgcagtggaacagagagatctaggaataacggtgcatcgttccctgaaggtggagtcccatgtagatagggtgatgaagaaggcttttggaatgctggcctttataaatcaaagcattgagtacagaagttgggatgtaatgttaaaattgtacaagccattggtaaggccaaatttggaatattgtgtacagttctggtcaccgaattataggaaagatatcaatagagagggtgcagagacgatttactaggatgttacctgggtttcagcacttaagttacagagaaaggttgaacaagttaggtctctattcattggagcgtagaaggttgaggggggatttgatcgaggtattaaaaatattgagagggatagatagagttgacgtgaataggctgtttccattgagagtaggggagattcaaacgagaggacatgatttgagagttagggggcagaagtttaagggaaacacgagggggtatttctttactcagagagtgatagctgtgtggaatgagcttcctgtagaagtagtagaggccagttcagttgtgtcatttaaggtaaaattggataggtatatagacaggaaaggagtggagggttatgggctgagtgcgggtaggtgggactaggtgagattaagagttcggcacggactaggagggccgagatggcctgtttgggtgctgtgattattatatggttatatttttcctaatatatgcCCTATTTGTGATAAatgtaatgcagaagtggctactctaacccatatgttttggtcatgtgtaagtttaaataatttttagagggatgtgtttggaatattatctaaagttatagatgtggatgttcaacctaatccacacagcaatttttgggattttccccagaggaagcaagcaaagtgtctgcctctgcccaacatgtgatagctttttcaactttactggccaggagagctattttgcttcactggaaagaatctaacccacccactgttttctattggctctcctccatcatgtcatgtttaagcttggagaaaattagaagccggacatttgatacatcttttgattttgaacaagtctggcaaccctttattcaatattttcacgatttaatttatctttatttatttatttttctttattctctttggagaatatccttgtccatgaaggttcagagatgactggaaggatgtgtttttttctctctctttcttttttaagtttatcctcatttggactgcccaatctttctttttcttttctttctctctttttttgttttagtttagttagtggggaTTTTCTTCctctatcaataaaatttccaatttttcttttttacgattgctatgaggagttgtaatttctctccgaccattgtatatataacagcataatatattaCTTATTTGAGATTGATATTATATGCTTTTTGTCTttaatattgctgtttatatgtcttttatattatctacttgttaaactctttcgatttgtatttgtatattctttatttgaaaatgaaTAAAGATGATTGAAAAATGAGAGTAgacattggactgctggaaaatgatgctagtaatgagggacaaggaactGATTGAGTGAGTGTCATTACTCGGTGTGAGaaattgccattactagggagaaggtggataagtcacttaaGCCAGATGGAGTACAccccaggttctgaaagaggtggctgaagaggttgtggaggcacaagtaatgatcttccaagaatcaatggattctgacatggttccagaggactggaaaattgccagtgtcacttcactcttcaggAAGAGAGTGAGGCACTAGAAAGaaatttataggccagttagtctaatctCAATGGTTGGGAACACTTTGGAGTTGACTGTTAAGGATGGAGTttcggggtatttggaggcacatgataaaataggccacagtcagcatggtttcctcaagggaaaatcttgccaccaaatccattggaattctttgaagaaattatgAGCAGGATAGACAGAGAAGGATCAGTGAATGTGGAGTGTACCTAGATATTCAGACAAGTTGTCACACAAGACTGCTTTACAAGTCGGGACCAATTCttcttatgttatatgtcaatgatttgaatgatggtgatcaaattcgcagatgatacgaagataggtggaggggcaggtaacatagagaggctacagaaggatttaaacagattaggagaacgggcgaggaagtggaagatggaatacagtgtcatgcactttggcagaagaaataaaagagtagagtattttctaaatggagagaaaattcagaatctgaggtgtaaagggactcgTGAGCcctggtgcaggattccccaaaggttaatttgcaggtcgggtcagtggagaggaagaCAAACGCGATGTTAGCATTatttttgagagaactagaatatagaagcaaggacgtaacgttgaggctttacaaggcattggtgaggcctcagttggagttCTGTACTGCTGGGCCCCTTAGCTAAGAACGCACATGCTGACATTGGAGCGGGTTCAAAAGAGGTTgacaaaatgattctgggattgaaaggagcacttgatggctctgggcctgtactcactggaattcagaggaataaggggtgatcttattgaaccTATCGGATAGAGTGTTTCTTATGATGGGAGAGtaagaccagaggaaacagactcACAATAGAGGGACAATccgtttagaatggaggtgaggagcaaCTCCTTTGGCCAGAGAGTGCAACTCATTGCtgcaggcagctgtagaggccaaatcattgggtatatttaaggcagattgatagattcttaattagtcaggacatgaagggatacagggagaaggcatgacATTGGGGCTGAGACGGAAATGGACCAGCTGTGATGaaagggcagagcagactcaatgggccaaatggcccaattctgctcctataccttataatCTGTGCAAAGCTATCAGGGATGCCGAGTGAGAATACCAGGGCAAACTAGAAGGTCAATTCCATCAGCAGACGCTGTGGCAAGGCCTGAATAGTTTAACAAGTGATAACCAGAATCAGGGTCTCCCCTGGCAACAATATACTCTACTGGATGTTTAAGTTTTTAAAATGTTCCTTTTCGTGTTGATTTTGTCTCTACCAGGAAGCGCAGGGCTCCGTCAATGCCTCTCCACACACAGAGCAGACACACGgcctctccccagagtgaacttGATTGTGCTTCCTCAAGGTGGATAAATGGGAGAACCCTTTCCCACACGTCgggcagatgaacggcctctccccagtgtgcacACGCATGTGATCCTTCAGGCTCGAGGACTGgctgaatcccttcccgcacacAGAGCAGaaaaacggcctctccccggtgtggacTCGCTTGTGGTTCCGCAGGCTGGTTGACTGAGAGAATCCTTTTCCACACGCTGGGCAGATgtatggcctctccccggtgtgaacacgctggtgGTTCCTCAAGTTGGAGGGGTCAtggaatcctttcccacacacgAGGCAGATGAACGGCCTGTCCCCAGTGTGACTGCGGCGATGAATTTCCAGCAGGGACGGGTAAacgaatcccttcccgcagtccccACATATCCACCGTTTCTCCCTGGTGTGAATAGTCCGGCGTCTCAACTGCCCGGATGCCTGGCTGAAGCCTTGTTCACACTCAGAATCTTGATGTGTTGCTGGGTTTGAAATTCCATTCATTGCTGAGACCCTGTGAAGTGTATTTAGAACAGGGAGCGGGGTAGGGAGAGAAAGACAAGGAAAAATGGCAGGTTATGAAATCTGGAAAATTGATTATCAGAGGATCATAATGCAGCTCGTTCACTTTGCCCAGGTAAATAAAGTGACCAGTCTCACTGACTACAGGCCAGTGGCTCTGACATTGACCGTAATGAACAACACCGAGATCAGTAATAGCTCACAGCTTCCCAGTCAGTCTATATCCCCTGCAGTTTTCATACAGGAAAGATAGGTCTGTGGAGGACACTATCTCCCATggtggaggatgaggggagatccaaTGGAGCTTAATAAGATTATGTAAGCCAGAGTAGACAGCCAGGAGTTCTGTCCCAGAGTCAAAGTCACTGATAGTAGCAGGCATATATTTAAGATGTAAAGGGGTAAGCTCAAAGCAGAGGTACAGAGTGATGAGCATCGGGAATTCACTGCCGTGGTAGAGAGGGAGAAGAGCGAGCTGTGTGAGTGGGGACAGCGCTGATAAAGTTGGGGGCTTCACCTTTGGTGTCTTCAGCTATTATTTTCCTTCATCTGTCCCTGGTTCACTGCCTCTGTCCCTCTCCACATACAAACTCCCCAGCCCATATTCACTGCCATGCACTCCCTAGTCATTTTCTTGTTCCACTCTCTGGCCATATCACCACCCACCCCATATCACATCCTGCCAGATTCAACCTGTCCCTGGGATCTCTctccgaaacccttcatcactgCCCTTTCAAGTCTCCTGGGGCCGGTGCTTGACCAGTCCTGACATCTCTGCGACGTCCTTCCTCTTCCAACACCTCTGACCGCTGAcgcagaggaaaccagaggagctCAGAAGGACGGGCAGCATCTACGAAGGGAAACGTGCGGTCGATACCTCAGGACCGAACAGAAAAGGCGGGAGATGGCGGGTACAAAACTGTGCAGGgctggggttgggga
This genomic window contains:
- the LOC132381603 gene encoding zinc finger protein 883-like isoform X1, coding for MDASDWVEPCSRAPLPMKGRKREAPQIDAVRAERSPGKCWSEWASDPGLSGVQRLGLAPGQHRVSAMNGISNPATHQDSECEQGFSQASGQLRRRTIHTREKRWICGDCGKGFVYPSLLEIHRRSHTGDRPFICLVCGKGFHDPSNLRNHQRVHTGERPYICPACGKGFSQSTSLRNHKRVHTGERPFFCSVCGKGFSQSSSLKDHMRVHTGERPFICPTCGKGFSHLSTLRKHNQVHSGERPCVCSVCGEALTEPCASWVSALNGISNQTICQDCLCGRVFSQASGQLRRRSRHTTEKRWICGDCGKGFVYPSLLEIHHRSHTGDRPFICLVCGKGFHDSSNLRNHQRVHTGERPYICPACGKGFSQSTSLRNHKRVHTGERPFFCSVCGKGFSQSSSLKIHKRVHTGEKPFVCSVCGKGFSQSSTLKIHKRVHTRERPFFCSVCGKGFSESSSLKDHMRVHTGGGSSPAQRAGKDSPIHPP
- the LOC132381603 gene encoding zinc finger protein 135-like isoform X2; translation: MNGISNPATHQDSECEQGFSQASGQLRRRTIHTREKRWICGDCGKGFVYPSLLEIHRRSHTGDRPFICLVCGKGFHDPSNLRNHQRVHTGERPYICPACGKGFSQSTSLRNHKRVHTGERPFFCSVCGKGFSQSSSLKDHMRVHTGERPFICPTCGKGFSHLSTLRKHNQVHSGERPCVCSVCGEALTEPCASWVSALNGISNQTICQDCLCGRVFSQASGQLRRRSRHTTEKRWICGDCGKGFVYPSLLEIHHRSHTGDRPFICLVCGKGFHDSSNLRNHQRVHTGERPYICPACGKGFSQSTSLRNHKRVHTGERPFFCSVCGKGFSQSSSLKIHKRVHTGEKPFVCSVCGKGFSQSSTLKIHKRVHTRERPFFCSVCGKGFSESSSLKDHMRVHTGGGSSPAQRAGKDSPIHPP